From a region of the uncultured Desulfatiglans sp. genome:
- the panC gene encoding Pantothenate synthetase gives MEIIESVQEMQEKAEALRMAGYTIGLVPTMGFLHEGHLELMRVAKKLATHAVVSIFVNPSQFGPNEDFERYPRDREGDLAKAESVGVDVVFLPTAQEMYPAGFQTRVQVLEVTQHLCGLSRPTHFDGVATVVSKLFHITRPHIAVFGQKDFQQLTVISRMAADLDMGIEIVGVPIVREADGLAMSSRNKYLSAEERIVARCLKKGLELAQDLVRAGERDAAAIRRTVEALISGQPFTRIDYISLADSETLEEVAVLQRDALMALAVFVGSTRLIDNAVLEVRA, from the coding sequence ATGGAGATCATCGAATCGGTCCAGGAGATGCAGGAGAAGGCCGAGGCCTTGCGGATGGCAGGGTACACCATCGGCCTCGTGCCCACGATGGGGTTCCTGCACGAGGGGCACCTCGAACTGATGCGCGTTGCCAAAAAACTCGCGACCCATGCGGTTGTCAGCATTTTCGTGAACCCCTCGCAGTTCGGGCCGAACGAGGATTTCGAGCGCTATCCGCGCGACCGGGAAGGCGACCTCGCGAAGGCCGAGTCGGTCGGGGTGGATGTCGTCTTCCTGCCGACGGCGCAGGAGATGTATCCCGCCGGCTTTCAGACGCGGGTGCAGGTCCTGGAAGTGACCCAGCACCTGTGCGGGCTGTCGAGGCCGACCCACTTCGACGGTGTGGCGACGGTGGTCTCGAAGCTCTTCCATATCACCCGGCCGCACATCGCCGTCTTCGGCCAGAAGGATTTTCAGCAGTTGACGGTGATCAGCCGGATGGCGGCGGACCTCGATATGGGCATCGAGATCGTGGGCGTGCCCATCGTCCGCGAGGCGGACGGGCTCGCCATGAGTTCGCGAAACAAATACCTCAGCGCCGAGGAGCGGATTGTCGCCCGCTGCCTCAAAAAGGGGCTCGAGCTGGCGCAGGACCTGGTGCGCGCGGGTGAGCGGGATGCCGCCGCCATCCGGCGGACGGTCGAGGCGCTGATCTCGGGCCAGCCGTTTACCCGGATCGACTACATCAGCCTGGCGGACTCCGAGACCCTGGAAGAGGTGGCCGTGCTCCAGCGGGACGCCTTGATGGCGCTCGCGGTATTCGTAGGCAGCACCCGGCTGATCGACAATGCCGTGTTGGAGGTCCGGGCCTGA
- the metK gene encoding methionine adenosyltransferase 1 (Evidence 2a : Function from experimental evidences in other organisms; PubMedId : 10551856, 10660564, 2198270, 6094561, 7629147, 7629176, 8231813, 8550549, 8611562, 8723769, 9753435; Product type e : enzyme) gives MKATNFLFTSESVTEGHPDKIADQISDHILDEFMMLDPKSRVACETLVTTGMAMIAGEITSSAYVDFPEVVRSTIKDIGYNNSSMGFDWETCAVLSSIDKQSPDIAMGVNGTGLFKEQGAGDQGLMFGYACTDTDVLMPMPIYLAHRLTRRLAHVRKSGQLPWLRPDGKSQVTVHYVDGKPHRVHTVVIAAQHEPDVDYDTLREAIIEKVIEEVIPAELLDSETQYFINTTGRFVVGGPLGDCGLTGRKIIMDTYGGFGYHGGGAFSGKDPSKVDRSASYMCRYVAKNIVAAGLATTCEMQVAYTIGRAEPVSVMLGAYSTGVLPSAELTEIVRKTVDLRPAAIIERLDLLRPIYRKTSNYGHFGRELPEFSWEKTDLVEDLKRAVK, from the coding sequence ATGAAAGCAACGAATTTTCTCTTCACCTCGGAGTCGGTCACCGAGGGCCATCCCGACAAGATCGCCGATCAGATCTCCGATCACATATTGGATGAGTTCATGATGCTCGACCCGAAATCCCGGGTCGCCTGCGAAACCCTGGTCACCACCGGCATGGCCATGATTGCCGGGGAGATCACGAGCTCCGCCTACGTGGATTTTCCCGAGGTGGTGCGCTCCACCATCAAGGACATCGGCTACAACAACTCCTCCATGGGGTTTGACTGGGAGACCTGCGCCGTGCTCTCGAGCATCGACAAGCAGTCCCCCGACATCGCGATGGGTGTGAACGGGACCGGTTTGTTCAAGGAGCAGGGCGCCGGGGACCAGGGGCTCATGTTCGGTTATGCCTGCACCGACACAGACGTCCTGATGCCGATGCCCATCTACCTGGCGCACCGCCTCACGCGGCGCCTCGCCCATGTGCGCAAATCGGGCCAGCTCCCATGGCTGCGCCCCGACGGGAAGAGCCAGGTGACAGTGCACTACGTGGACGGGAAGCCTCACCGGGTGCACACCGTCGTCATCGCGGCCCAGCACGAGCCCGACGTGGATTATGACACCCTGAGAGAGGCCATCATCGAAAAGGTGATCGAAGAGGTGATCCCGGCCGAACTCCTCGACAGCGAGACGCAGTACTTCATCAACACCACCGGGCGCTTCGTCGTGGGCGGCCCGCTGGGCGACTGCGGGCTCACCGGGCGGAAGATCATCATGGACACCTACGGCGGCTTCGGCTACCACGGCGGCGGCGCCTTCTCCGGGAAGGACCCCTCGAAGGTCGACCGCAGCGCCTCCTACATGTGCCGTTACGTGGCCAAGAACATCGTCGCCGCCGGTCTGGCGACGACCTGCGAGATGCAGGTCGCCTACACCATCGGCCGCGCCGAGCCCGTTTCGGTGATGCTGGGGGCTTACAGCACCGGCGTTCTGCCGAGCGCGGAGCTGACCGAGATCGTCAGGAAGACCGTGGACCTTCGTCCGGCGGCGATCATCGAACGGCTGGACCTGCTGCGGCCCATCTACCGCAAGACCTCCAATTACGGGCACTTCGGCCGGGAGCTGCCGGAGTTTTCCTGGGAGAAGACGGACCTCGTGGAGGATCTGAAGCGCGCGGTGAAGTGA
- the ahcY gene encoding Adenosylhomocysteinase, whose product MDYDIKDLSLAAAGRLRIEWAGMSMPVLAKIRERFAAEKPLAGLRLSACLHVTTETAGLVKTLKAGGAEVAVCASNPLSTQDDVAASLVADDEVPVFAIKGEDHATYYSHILSALKHRPHLTMDDGADLVSSLHFIALRKWGELEPTVAKWAQGLSETEQKSLLAEVVGGTEETTTGVIRLRSMERDGVLQFPVISVNDANTKHLFDNRYGTGQSTVDGIIRATNRLVAGSVFVVSGYGWCGRGVAARAKGHGAHVIVCEVDPLRALEAVMDGFQVMPIAQAAPLGNFFCTLTGDINVIRKEHFALMRDGAMVSNSGHFDVELDLPGLAELTESRRAIRPFVEEFRLKTGKRIYVLGEGRLINLAAAEGHPSSVMDMSFANQALSAEYMAKRHKELERKVYPVPKAIDEEIARLKLEAMGVEIDTLTEEQAAYLSSWEMGT is encoded by the coding sequence ATGGATTATGATATCAAGGATTTGAGCCTGGCCGCCGCAGGACGGCTGCGCATCGAGTGGGCGGGCATGAGCATGCCTGTCCTGGCGAAGATCAGGGAGCGCTTCGCGGCGGAAAAGCCCCTGGCGGGGCTCAGGCTGTCGGCGTGCCTCCACGTGACGACGGAAACGGCGGGGCTCGTGAAGACCCTCAAGGCGGGCGGGGCGGAGGTGGCGGTGTGCGCCTCGAACCCGCTTTCGACACAGGACGACGTCGCGGCATCGCTCGTGGCGGACGACGAGGTCCCCGTCTTCGCGATCAAGGGGGAGGACCATGCCACCTATTACAGCCACATCCTCTCCGCGTTGAAGCACCGCCCCCATCTGACGATGGATGACGGCGCGGACCTCGTGAGTTCGCTTCATTTCATCGCGCTCCGCAAGTGGGGGGAACTGGAGCCTACGGTCGCGAAATGGGCTCAGGGGCTAAGCGAGACCGAACAGAAAAGCCTCCTTGCCGAGGTTGTAGGAGGGACTGAGGAGACGACGACCGGCGTGATCCGCCTCCGCAGCATGGAGCGGGACGGGGTGCTCCAGTTCCCGGTGATCTCGGTGAACGACGCCAACACCAAACACCTTTTCGACAACCGCTACGGAACGGGTCAGAGCACTGTCGACGGGATCATCCGTGCGACCAACCGCCTCGTCGCCGGGAGCGTGTTCGTGGTGAGCGGCTACGGATGGTGCGGCCGCGGCGTGGCGGCGCGGGCGAAGGGCCACGGGGCGCACGTCATCGTCTGCGAGGTGGATCCCCTCCGCGCCCTCGAGGCCGTGATGGACGGGTTCCAGGTGATGCCGATCGCGCAGGCGGCGCCCCTCGGAAACTTCTTCTGCACCCTGACCGGGGATATCAACGTGATCCGCAAGGAACACTTCGCCTTGATGAGGGACGGGGCGATGGTCTCCAACTCCGGCCACTTCGACGTGGAACTCGACCTCCCCGGTCTGGCCGAGCTCACGGAGAGCCGGCGCGCCATCCGCCCCTTCGTCGAAGAGTTTCGGCTGAAGACGGGGAAGCGCATCTATGTCCTGGGGGAAGGGCGGCTGATCAATCTGGCCGCGGCCGAAGGGCACCCGTCGAGCGTCATGGACATGAGCTTCGCCAACCAGGCCCTTTCTGCGGAATACATGGCCAAGCGGCACAAAGAACTCGAGCGGAAGGTGTACCCGGTGCCGAAGGCCATCGATGAAGAGATCGCCCGTCTGAAGCTCGAGGCGATGGGTGTCGAGATCGACACCCTGACCGAGGAGCAGGCGGCATACCTGTCATCCTGGGAGATGGGGACGTAG
- a CDS encoding putative oligopeptide ABC transporter, oligopeptide-binding protein AppA (Evidence 3 : Putative function from multiple computational evidences), whose protein sequence is MTVKRLLLWVPLALMLFLVQAYFWVPSYEEQTRGNPERLESFITGSIGDASILNPILSADSASSEINALVFEGLLDRDEELRLRGRLAESWEIREEAWFYLNPAASETGGADGAEVVARLIKARGGLLDLPPEVAESLAHIQGVEVLPARTFTETRKVRQGSGEGEETGIELTVHAPERIRLSLDRVDPEIFDRLRTVLGEEVFAPFQSAGLVQASAPIEEALLVRLAEELLPQTEHNPIVTFRLRPGVRFHDGHPVTARDVRFTYDAIMDPRNLSPRVSDYEPVKSVEVPDPLTVRIVYKRLYSPALASWGMGILPEHLLNAEALKREAAERGMDPEAFSMRQSRFNRRPVGCGPFVFKEWRSDQHIELTRFEDYWEGAPNYRRYVYRVIPDLLTQEMEFYAGTVDNYAVQPHQVERLSRDPRFQSFSGVSFGYTYIAYNLRREPFNDARVRRALGMAIDVEKIIRFVLYGQGERITGPFVKQTDFYDHSIEPLPYDPEAALALLAEAGWRRGPEGWLEKGGRRLQFTLITNGGNDTRKAILAIAQDAWKQIGIDVRTDILEWSVFIEERVNKQDFDALVLGWSMGVDPDLFQIWHSSQTKPFHLNFAGFANEAADDLILRIRETYDHDRQVRYCNDLHAIIAEEQPYTFLYVGKWTAILDQRIVIQRTDASGDRVYERIKPTKTGSYTFHFNRWIKLPHVPDFAAEG, encoded by the coding sequence ATGACGGTCAAACGGCTACTGCTCTGGGTGCCGCTGGCACTCATGCTCTTTCTGGTGCAGGCCTATTTCTGGGTGCCGAGCTATGAGGAGCAGACCCGGGGGAACCCGGAGCGGCTGGAGTCGTTCATCACGGGCTCCATCGGGGATGCCAGCATCCTCAACCCAATTCTCTCTGCGGATTCCGCGAGCAGTGAGATCAATGCGCTCGTCTTCGAGGGGCTGCTCGACCGCGATGAGGAGCTGCGGCTGCGGGGCCGTCTGGCCGAGTCCTGGGAGATCCGGGAGGAGGCGTGGTTCTACCTGAATCCGGCCGCCTCGGAGACGGGGGGAGCGGACGGCGCCGAGGTGGTCGCGCGCCTCATCAAGGCCCGCGGGGGATTGCTGGACCTGCCGCCTGAAGTGGCGGAATCCCTCGCCCATATCCAGGGCGTGGAGGTCTTGCCGGCCCGGACCTTTACCGAAACCCGCAAGGTGCGCCAGGGGTCCGGTGAGGGCGAGGAGACCGGGATCGAACTGACCGTCCATGCGCCGGAAAGGATCCGGTTGAGCCTCGACCGCGTCGATCCGGAGATTTTCGACCGGCTTCGGACGGTGCTGGGAGAAGAGGTTTTCGCCCCGTTCCAGAGCGCGGGTCTCGTGCAGGCCTCCGCGCCGATCGAGGAGGCGCTCCTTGTCCGGCTCGCGGAGGAGCTGCTGCCGCAGACCGAGCACAACCCCATCGTCACCTTCCGCCTCCGCCCCGGGGTGCGCTTCCACGACGGCCACCCCGTCACCGCCAGGGATGTCCGCTTCACCTACGATGCCATCATGGACCCCCGGAACCTCTCGCCGCGCGTCTCCGACTACGAACCGGTGAAGTCGGTCGAGGTCCCGGACCCGCTGACGGTCCGGATCGTTTACAAACGCCTGTATTCTCCGGCCCTGGCGAGCTGGGGCATGGGCATTCTCCCCGAACACCTCTTGAATGCAGAGGCGCTGAAGCGCGAAGCCGCCGAACGGGGGATGGATCCCGAGGCGTTTTCCATGCGCCAGAGCCGCTTCAACCGTCGGCCCGTTGGATGCGGACCGTTCGTCTTCAAGGAGTGGCGCTCCGACCAGCACATCGAGCTGACGCGCTTCGAAGATTACTGGGAGGGAGCGCCCAACTACCGTCGCTACGTCTACCGCGTGATCCCGGACCTCTTGACCCAGGAGATGGAGTTCTATGCCGGGACGGTGGACAACTACGCGGTGCAGCCGCACCAGGTCGAAAGGTTGTCCCGGGATCCCCGCTTCCAGAGCTTTTCCGGGGTGAGCTTCGGGTACACCTATATCGCCTACAACCTGCGCCGCGAGCCGTTCAATGACGCGCGCGTCCGCCGGGCGCTCGGGATGGCGATCGATGTCGAGAAGATCATCCGCTTTGTGCTTTACGGGCAGGGCGAGCGCATCACCGGCCCTTTCGTGAAGCAGACCGACTTTTACGACCACTCGATCGAGCCGCTTCCTTACGACCCGGAAGCGGCGCTCGCTCTGCTAGCGGAGGCCGGATGGCGCCGGGGTCCGGAGGGCTGGCTCGAGAAGGGCGGCCGCCGGCTGCAGTTCACGCTCATCACGAACGGCGGCAACGACACGCGGAAGGCCATCCTGGCCATTGCGCAGGACGCCTGGAAGCAGATCGGGATCGACGTCCGGACGGACATCTTGGAGTGGTCGGTTTTTATCGAGGAGCGGGTCAACAAACAGGATTTCGACGCCCTGGTCCTCGGCTGGAGCATGGGCGTCGACCCGGACCTGTTCCAGATCTGGCACTCGAGCCAGACGAAGCCCTTCCACCTGAACTTTGCGGGTTTTGCGAATGAGGCCGCCGACGACCTCATCCTGCGGATCCGTGAGACCTACGACCACGACCGGCAGGTCCGGTACTGCAACGACCTGCATGCGATCATCGCGGAAGAGCAGCCCTACACCTTTCTGTATGTCGGGAAGTGGACCGCCATTCTCGACCAGCGCATCGTCATCCAGCGGACCGATGCGTCTGGCGACCGTGTCTATGAGCGGATAAAGCCCACGAAAACAGGTAGTTACACCTTTCATTTCAACCGCTGGATCAAACTGCCGCATGTGCCCGACTTCGCGGCGGAGGGCTGA